From Paenibacillus sp. FSL H8-0537:
CAGATGGCTGGATGGTCACAGATCCTTCTGGCATTTCCAGTTTGCTGACGATTGGTGGATAAGCAGCGATGGAGAAGCAAATGGGGGAGCAGCAAACCGGAATTGAAATTGGCATTTATACATTAGGCGATATATTGCCTGATCCTCATACATCGGAAACGATAAGTGCGAAGCAGCGGATTCAGGATATTATTGCAGCGGCAAAGCTGGCGGATGAGGGCGGCCTGGACATTTTCGGCCTGGGCGAGCATCATCGCCATGATTTTGTCGTTTCGGCAACGCCAGTTATGCTGGCAGCTATTGCCCGAGAAACGAAGCGAATCAAGCTGACGAGTGCAACTACCGTGCTCAGTACGGTTGATCCGGTGCGCTTATTTGAGGATTATGCGACACTGGATTTATTATCTGATGGACGTGCGGAAATTATTGCGGGACGCGGAGCATTCGTCGAATCGTTCCCGCTGTTTGGCTATGAATTGAGCGATTATGATGAGCTGTTTAGCGAAAATCTGGAGCTGTTCGGCGAGCTGAGCCGCCAGGATACAGTAACCTGGCAGGGCAAGTATCGCCCTGCCCTTCGGGCCGCTGCGATTGCCCCACGTCCGATTCAGCAGCAAATTCCGGTATGGGTTGGCGTTGGCGGTTCGCCGCAGAGCGCTGTGCGCGCAGGGGAATTTGGCCTCGGTATGATAATGGCGATTCTTGGCGGTTCACCAGACAGGTTCAAGCCGCTCGTCGATATTTATCGCGAAACGGGAGTTGCGTCGGGCTTCGATGCAGCGAGCTTGAAGGTTGGCGTCACTGGTCACGGCTATATCGCGAAGGATAGCCAGCAGGCTCGTGCAGAATATTTCCCCTATTACACGAATTATTGGTCGCATATGAACCGCCAGCGCGGCATCGAATTCCGCATTACGCAGGAGGAGTTCGCCGAAATGACGTCGCCCGATCAGGCCTTGTTTGTCGGGAGTCCAGAGGAAATAGCTGAGAAAATAATTCGCCAGCATGAGCTGTTCGGGCATCAGCGTTTTATTGCCCAGCTCGATATTGGCGGCATTCCTTATGCCAAAGTTGCCGAAAGCATCGAGCTATTAGCTGGGAAGGTCGCGCCTATCGTGCGTGCAGCGACAAAAGCGAAAGCATGATTTAAACCTGATCTTTGCCGATTTTGACGAAAGCTGGCGGATAACGACATTTCATTCATAGATTCATAGACAATCTGGCAGGCGCTGCTTTACGGCGTTTGCCAGATTTTTTTTAAATATAAGCCGATTATAAGTTTCACACTTATAATCGGCTTATATTTCTCGGAATGAAACGCGCCGCGCCGCCAGAGGACGGCGAAAGCCGTTTCACCTTGTGTGCTCCAAAATATTTTCAATAATCAGACGGTTCTACAATTTTCTCGTAAATGATCCTTTACAATAGATTTTAGCGAGCTCAGAAAATACATATTTATGGTTTAAAAGGTAATTTGTGATATTTAATAGAAGGGAGGAAAGGTGCGGTTTTTAGTAGAGGGCAAAGAAAAATAGGAGGGATTTTATGCAGCAATGGTATAAACGTAAAACAAGTCGCAATAAGCAATTATCTATTCTAATCGTCATGGCGCTTTTGCTCACCTTATTGTTACCCGCAGGGGCTATGGGGGCGGAAGCAGCGCCGCAAAGCCTTAAATCTTCC
This genomic window contains:
- a CDS encoding LLM class flavin-dependent oxidoreductase; the protein is MEKQMGEQQTGIEIGIYTLGDILPDPHTSETISAKQRIQDIIAAAKLADEGGLDIFGLGEHHRHDFVVSATPVMLAAIARETKRIKLTSATTVLSTVDPVRLFEDYATLDLLSDGRAEIIAGRGAFVESFPLFGYELSDYDELFSENLELFGELSRQDTVTWQGKYRPALRAAAIAPRPIQQQIPVWVGVGGSPQSAVRAGEFGLGMIMAILGGSPDRFKPLVDIYRETGVASGFDAASLKVGVTGHGYIAKDSQQARAEYFPYYTNYWSHMNRQRGIEFRITQEEFAEMTSPDQALFVGSPEEIAEKIIRQHELFGHQRFIAQLDIGGIPYAKVAESIELLAGKVAPIVRAATKAKA